A genomic region of Deltaproteobacteria bacterium contains the following coding sequences:
- a CDS encoding tetratricopeptide repeat protein: SYDEAESSYLSAIEKSPSNGMFYNNLAWLYIYGRHDLNTAERFAKDAARLDPSRKYIYSDTLGVIYTYKNDFKTAEEVFKDALNAAPPEDASSLAHIYTHMIALYAKSGDEENLQKIREKLKGLSPANNTPYRIPHH, translated from the coding sequence GTTCTTATGATGAGGCGGAAAGTTCTTATCTGTCCGCTATAGAGAAATCCCCGTCAAATGGCATGTTTTATAATAACCTTGCATGGCTTTACATTTACGGCAGGCATGACTTGAATACTGCAGAGAGGTTTGCAAAGGATGCTGCGAGACTTGACCCTTCCAGAAAATATATCTATTCAGATACACTAGGTGTCATATATACATACAAAAATGATTTTAAAACAGCAGAAGAGGTGTTTAAAGACGCACTTAATGCTGCCCCGCCTGAAGATGCCTCCTCGCTTGCACATATATATACACATATGATTGCTCTGTATGCTAAAAGCGGAGATGAAGAAAATTTACAAAAGATAAGAGAAAAACTAAAGGGATTAAGCCCTGCCAATAACACCCCTTATCGCATCCCTCACCATTGA
- a CDS encoding 1-deoxy-D-xylulose-5-phosphate reductoisomerase, translating to MKTLSILGSTGSIGRSTLDIVRMHPDKFRVAVLTAGRNIDLLKRQIYEFKPEVVSVIDKETAGTLGKNLSCRVLYGEDGFEYAATFKFVDLVVSAIVGAAGLLPTLAAINAGKDVALANKETLVMAGALVMEAVKKNKATLLPIDSEHSAIFQSIIGHQKGDIKRLILTASGGPFLNTSLGKLSKVTCDEALKHPNWQMGQKVTIDSATLMNKGLEVIEARWLFDIPPERIAVHVHPQSIIHSMVEYIDGGILAQMGSADMKCPISYALAYPERIEAGVTPLNLCKLGSLTFVEPDVKRFPALKLAYESLRLGGTMPAVMNAADEIAVDAFLKKEIRFTDIVGIVENTMNRHNPSRADTIDEILEADIWARHEAKRQIEALCSENTSYTL from the coding sequence ATGAAGACTCTTTCAATACTTGGTTCAACAGGCTCAATAGGCAGAAGCACCCTTGACATTGTGAGAATGCATCCTGATAAATTCAGGGTCGCTGTTTTAACTGCCGGCAGAAATATTGATTTACTGAAAAGGCAGATTTATGAGTTTAAGCCCGAAGTTGTCTCTGTTATTGATAAAGAAACTGCAGGGACTCTCGGTAAAAATCTGTCATGCAGGGTGCTGTATGGTGAGGATGGGTTTGAATATGCTGCAACATTTAAGTTTGTTGACTTGGTTGTTTCAGCAATAGTTGGTGCTGCTGGACTGCTCCCTACACTTGCTGCTATAAATGCTGGCAAGGATGTTGCCCTTGCTAATAAAGAAACCCTTGTTATGGCAGGCGCTTTGGTAATGGAGGCGGTTAAAAAAAATAAGGCAACCCTTCTCCCGATAGACAGCGAGCATAGCGCCATATTCCAATCTATTATAGGACATCAAAAAGGAGATATTAAAAGACTTATACTCACAGCCTCTGGCGGACCTTTTTTAAATACCTCTTTGGGAAAACTGTCTAAAGTTACTTGTGACGAGGCATTAAAACACCCAAACTGGCAGATGGGACAAAAGGTGACCATTGATTCTGCAACCCTTATGAATAAAGGGTTAGAGGTCATAGAGGCAAGATGGCTTTTTGACATACCACCTGAAAGGATAGCGGTTCATGTCCATCCGCAGAGCATAATTCATTCTATGGTAGAATATATTGACGGAGGAATATTGGCACAGATGGGTTCTGCGGATATGAAGTGTCCTATATCATATGCCCTTGCATATCCAGAAAGGATTGAGGCAGGTGTCACACCGCTTAACTTGTGCAAACTAGGCAGTCTTACATTCGTTGAACCTGATGTTAAGAGATTCCCTGCCCTTAAACTTGCATATGAATCGCTGCGATTGGGAGGCACCATGCCTGCTGTAATGAATGCAGCAGATGAAATAGCGGTCGATGCATTTTTGAAAAAAGAGATACGGTTTACAGATATTGTCGGCATCGTGGAAAATACCATGAACAGGCATAATCCATCTCGTGCAGATACGATTGATGAAATTCTTGAGGCAGACATCTGGGCAAGGCATGAGGCAAAAAGACAGATAGAGGCACTATGCTCCGAAAATACCTCTTACACCCTGTAG
- a CDS encoding PA2778 family cysteine peptidase encodes MAFQRMAITTAILFFIYGCADRINGNIIKGDIAGSPSKGHYISGVPFIAQEEFYCGPASLAMVMNFYGMKISQDAVAKGIYLKKLKGTLNTDLLVYAREKGFHARYYSGSIDDIKMNVSKNMPLILLLNLGLDIYPIYHYMVVVGFHDEKGFIIAHSGKEEEKIFSYKELIRAWEKTSFGTLLVSPPEKIGQDTLSASGHAEIGVIYESKGENDLAVSEYKKAIQKDPNYALAYFNLGNIYLKKG; translated from the coding sequence ATGGCATTCCAAAGGATGGCAATAACTACTGCCATCCTTTTTTTTATTTACGGATGCGCAGACAGGATAAATGGCAATATCATAAAAGGAGATATTGCAGGTAGTCCTTCAAAAGGGCATTATATTTCAGGTGTCCCATTTATTGCACAGGAGGAATTCTACTGCGGACCGGCTTCTCTTGCAATGGTCATGAATTTCTACGGCATGAAAATATCGCAGGATGCGGTTGCAAAAGGGATATATCTCAAGAAACTCAAAGGCACACTTAATACAGACCTTTTGGTGTATGCAAGGGAAAAGGGCTTTCACGCAAGATATTATAGCGGCAGCATTGATGATATAAAGATGAATGTATCAAAAAACATGCCGCTCATATTACTGTTAAACCTCGGGCTTGATATTTACCCGATTTATCATTACATGGTGGTTGTTGGGTTCCATGATGAAAAAGGTTTTATAATCGCACACTCAGGAAAAGAGGAGGAAAAGATATTCTCTTATAAAGAACTGATCCGTGCATGGGAAAAGACATCATTCGGCACATTACTTGTATCCCCTCCTGAAAAGATAGGTCAAGATACACTCTCTGCATCAGGGCATGCGGAGATTGGTGTCATCTATGAGTCAAAGGGTGAGAATGACCTTGCTGTTTCTGAATATAAGAAGGCCATACAAAAAGACCCGAACTATGCCCTTGCGTATTTTAATCTTGGCAATATCTATCTTAAAAAAGGT
- a CDS encoding phosphatidate cytidylyltransferase, producing the protein MKNPTELFKRLVTGAIGISVLVFLVLYPFPVYFSLVVIIITILAAWEYFNILFSEKDFGLKVFGTGLSVSASIGMYAFGHSIFLPLVPAVIFMVFIYALFCHRDITSASGLIGKTVLGVLYIGLFLSYAIGIRTFENGGWWLLFLFSIIWMNDTFAFFAGKGFGRTKLAPVISPNKTMEGAAAGLAGGVITAIVFNTFFLKELSASTTVLLAVSLGVLCQLGDLFESMLKRGAGVKDSGSIIPGHGGILDRIDSIIIPLPFFYYYLIIIG; encoded by the coding sequence ATGAAAAATCCTACAGAACTATTCAAAAGGCTTGTAACAGGTGCAATAGGTATCTCTGTATTAGTGTTTCTGGTTTTATATCCATTTCCTGTTTACTTCTCTTTGGTGGTAATAATCATAACAATCCTCGCAGCATGGGAATACTTTAATATACTGTTTTCTGAAAAAGATTTTGGACTAAAGGTATTTGGGACAGGACTATCTGTGTCAGCATCTATAGGGATGTATGCCTTTGGACACTCAATATTTTTACCTCTTGTCCCGGCGGTTATATTTATGGTTTTCATATATGCACTCTTTTGTCATAGAGATATAACCTCTGCTTCTGGTTTGATAGGCAAAACAGTTTTGGGCGTATTGTATATAGGCTTGTTTCTTTCCTATGCGATTGGCATAAGGACTTTTGAAAACGGCGGCTGGTGGTTACTATTCCTCTTTTCTATAATATGGATGAATGACACATTTGCATTCTTTGCTGGAAAGGGTTTTGGCAGGACTAAACTTGCACCTGTTATAAGCCCGAACAAAACTATGGAAGGTGCAGCAGCCGGACTTGCAGGCGGGGTGATAACAGCAATTGTCTTTAATACCTTCTTCCTCAAAGAGTTGAGCGCATCAACCACTGTTCTTCTGGCGGTCAGTTTAGGAGTTTTATGCCAACTGGGAGACCTTTTTGAATCAATGCTAAAGAGAGGGGCAGGTGTAAAAGATTCTGGCAGCATCATCCCTGGTCACGGCGGCATCCTTGACAGGATAGACAGCATAATAATACCGCTGCCATTTTTTTACTATTATCTGATAATTATAGGCTGA
- a CDS encoding PA2779 family protein — protein sequence MIGIRQCFLIRPLALYLAIMCFLIASLPRQSLAFIISSQTDERVFDRQSDVSTIQRILESKAVSQKLSSLGLTKDEIDKRIDRLTDSELHQFASQLNSIYAGGDSGVGIIIALLLIVVLVLVILNLTGHKVVLK from the coding sequence ATGATCGGCATTAGACAATGTTTTTTAATCCGTCCGCTTGCTCTATATCTGGCAATTATGTGTTTTCTGATTGCAAGTCTGCCCAGACAGTCCCTTGCATTTATAATTTCGTCCCAGACTGATGAAAGGGTATTTGACAGGCAAAGTGATGTCTCAACTATCCAGAGGATATTGGAATCAAAGGCAGTATCACAAAAACTCTCATCCCTTGGACTCACAAAGGATGAGATAGATAAAAGGATAGATAGATTAACCGATAGCGAACTGCACCAATTTGCAAGTCAACTGAACAGCATCTATGCCGGCGGTGACAGTGGAGTGGGCATTATAATAGCCCTTCTTCTTATAGTTGTTCTTGTCCTTGTTATCTTAAATCTTACAGGACATAAGGTTGTACTAAAATGA